In one Nicotiana tomentosiformis chromosome 6, ASM39032v3, whole genome shotgun sequence genomic region, the following are encoded:
- the LOC104088597 gene encoding phospholipase SGR2-like: MDWLPLREDVAEQLEFAYRSKGLHAIFTGEDDTWEAWLNADVSGFSSAMGFGVNGVKLRRGYAPPQSSKPTQALIYTLSSLLLLVLFVLISSLPMLVSFVTYDLLVLSLIASCLF, translated from the exons ATGGATTGGCTTCCGCTGCGTGAAGATGTTGCTGAACAGTTGGAGTTTGCATATCGCAGTAAG GGACTGCATGCTATTTTCACTGGAGAAGATGATACTTGGGAAGCCTGGCTAAATGCTGATGTGTCTGGTTTCTCTAGTGCTATGGGATTTGGGGTGAATGGCGTTAAGTTAAGGCGTGGATATGCTCCTCCTCAATCATCAAAACCAACACAGGCACTCATTTACACACTATCAAGTTTACTACTGTTGGTTCTCTTTGTTCTGATATCAAGTTTACCGATGTTGGTTTCCTTTGTTACTTATGATCTTCTAGTGCTCAGTCTCATTGCATCTTGTCTTTTTTAA